A section of the Candidatus Omnitrophota bacterium genome encodes:
- a CDS encoding phosphomannose isomerase type II C-terminal cupin domain codes for MLKKSKRKIPRFNKKHSVRPWGEYRMLFYEPKVWVKRVKVKSKCRLSLQKHQHRSEKWIIVEGRGLAVVNKKKLAVVPGTVVDVPLGAVHRIGNTGKKDLVFIEVACGKYLGEDDIIRIQDDFNRIIK; via the coding sequence ATGCTTAAGAAAAGTAAAAGAAAGATCCCTCGGTTTAATAAGAAACATTCTGTTCGTCCTTGGGGCGAATACCGCATGCTTTTCTATGAACCAAAAGTTTGGGTTAAGCGTGTTAAAGTCAAGTCAAAATGCCGCTTGAGCCTTCAGAAGCATCAACACCGTTCTGAAAAATGGATCATTGTTGAAGGACGTGGATTAGCTGTTGTTAATAAGAAGAAACTAGCGGTTGTTCCCGGAACAGTTGTTGATGTTCCGCTGGGTGCGGTCCATCGCATCGGCAATACCGGAAAAAAAGATCTGGTTTTTATCGAAGTTGCTTGCGGAAAATATTTAGGAGAAGACGATATTATTCGCATCCAAGACGATTTTAACCGGATCATAAAATAA
- a CDS encoding DUF3568 family protein, which produces MKNKISLAAVAALLSFQLSGCFPLLVGAAAGAGGMIWVTGKLEQQLNASVDRVHRASILALKKLELPILVDNKDKTTAKIESKYADGKHVWIDIEHVSKDLTKVAIRVGTLGDEVRSREILDNIMNRL; this is translated from the coding sequence ATGAAAAATAAGATATCTTTGGCAGCAGTAGCAGCGTTGCTGTCTTTTCAGCTTTCTGGTTGTTTTCCACTTTTGGTCGGTGCGGCGGCCGGAGCCGGCGGCATGATATGGGTTACCGGAAAACTTGAGCAACAGTTGAACGCTTCGGTTGACCGTGTACATCGGGCATCAATTCTCGCGTTAAAGAAATTAGAGTTGCCGATTTTGGTTGACAACAAAGATAAGACGACGGCCAAGATCGAATCAAAATATGCTGATGGAAAACATGTCTGGATCGATATCGAACATGTTTCGAAGGATCTAACCAAGGTTGCGATCCGCGTCGGCACGCTTGGCGATGAGGTCCGATCCCGCGAGATCTTAGACAATATTATGAATCGGTTATAG
- the hemL gene encoding glutamate-1-semialdehyde 2,1-aminomutase has translation MAIQRSIKLFTQARKVLVGGVNSPVRSFMAVGGDPLVIRRGHGAKFFDVDNNSYIDYCLSWGALIVGHAHPNVVKAVRTAVLSGSSFGTTTKPEITLAQVIVRDVPSIEKIRFVNSGTEATMSAIRLARGFTRKNMIVKFDGCYHGHFDDLLIKAGSGVANLKSSSSLGITQNHIKETISLPFNDIQKATETIERFHKQVACVILEPVAGNMGVVRANKDFLKALRYLTKKYRIVLIFDEVMSGYRLSRGGVQCDTGIIPDLTCLGKIIGGGFPVGAYGGRNDIMNCLAPEGGVYQAGTFAGNPVVMSAGIATLEILTKSFYSRLNKISDEFSKKVNQYFKADQINASLSCYGSMLSIRFGRNGAENYSDAQNKSSSKLYRQLFRELLQAGIYWPPAELETFFISGAHTSKNLNDLLGAIKIFFSRINKDH, from the coding sequence ATGGCTATCCAAAGATCAATAAAATTATTTACGCAAGCTCGAAAAGTTTTAGTCGGCGGTGTTAATAGCCCGGTCCGCTCCTTTATGGCGGTGGGCGGCGATCCGCTTGTGATAAGGCGTGGACACGGAGCAAAATTCTTTGATGTGGATAATAATTCCTACATCGACTATTGTTTGTCTTGGGGTGCTTTGATCGTTGGCCACGCGCATCCAAATGTTGTAAAGGCTGTTCGTACGGCTGTCCTCTCGGGATCAAGTTTCGGGACAACAACGAAGCCGGAAATTACCTTAGCTCAAGTTATCGTACGGGATGTTCCTTCGATAGAAAAAATTCGTTTTGTTAATTCCGGAACGGAAGCAACCATGAGCGCTATTCGGCTTGCCCGAGGTTTTACCAGGAAAAATATGATCGTCAAATTTGACGGTTGTTATCACGGGCATTTTGATGATCTCTTGATCAAGGCCGGTTCGGGGGTTGCGAATTTAAAAAGTTCTTCAAGCTTAGGGATCACGCAAAACCATATTAAAGAAACGATCAGCCTTCCATTTAACGATATTCAAAAAGCAACGGAAACCATTGAGCGTTTTCATAAGCAAGTTGCTTGTGTCATTTTGGAACCTGTAGCCGGAAATATGGGCGTTGTGCGGGCAAATAAGGATTTCTTAAAGGCCTTGCGGTATTTGACAAAGAAATATCGTATTGTCCTTATTTTTGATGAAGTGATGAGCGGATACCGTTTAAGCCGAGGCGGTGTTCAGTGTGATACTGGAATTATTCCGGATCTGACCTGCTTAGGGAAAATTATCGGCGGTGGGTTTCCTGTTGGTGCGTACGGCGGGCGAAATGATATTATGAATTGCTTGGCACCCGAAGGCGGTGTTTATCAGGCAGGAACATTTGCGGGAAATCCGGTTGTTATGAGCGCAGGAATTGCTACGCTGGAAATTCTCACCAAGTCATTTTACTCGCGTTTAAATAAGATATCGGATGAGTTCTCAAAAAAAGTGAACCAATATTTTAAGGCCGATCAAATTAATGCGTCTTTATCGTGTTATGGGTCAATGTTGAGCATTCGGTTTGGGCGAAATGGCGCTGAAAATTATAGCGATGCGCAAAATAAATCTTCATCAAAATTATACCGGCAATTATTCCGGGAATTGCTTCAAGCCGGAATTTATTGGCCGCCGGCCGAGCTTGAAACATTTTTTATTTCCGGAGCGCATACGTCTAAAAATTTAAATGATTTATTAGGAGCAATAAAAATATTTTTTAGTAGAATAAACAAGGATCATTGA
- the hemB gene encoding porphobilinogen synthase produces MRRLFRETRISSEELIQPFFVVDGSSKKEAIASMPGIYRHSTDNLLRSIEQYQKLGGHAGLFFGVGSKKDANATSAYSPAGIVQKAVKAVKKNFPGFLVITDVCLCGYTNHGHCGIVRDNYVDNDETIKILGKAAVSHAAAGADIVAPSDMMDLRVKQIREDLDANGFQDTAIMSYAVKYASSFYGPFRDAAESTPHFGDRKSYQMDPANSREALKEAKQDIKEGADVIMVKPALAYLDIIASLKSQFNVPIAAYSVSGEYSMIKAAAAKNWINERDVVLESLTAIKRAGAGVIISYHAADILKWLSKDQ; encoded by the coding sequence ATGCGGCGTCTTTTTCGGGAGACTAGAATTTCTTCGGAGGAGTTGATCCAGCCTTTCTTTGTTGTTGATGGAAGCAGTAAAAAAGAAGCGATCGCGTCAATGCCTGGAATCTACCGCCATTCAACAGATAATCTTTTGCGGAGCATTGAGCAATATCAAAAACTCGGTGGGCATGCCGGATTATTCTTTGGCGTTGGCAGTAAAAAAGACGCAAACGCAACATCGGCTTATTCTCCCGCGGGAATTGTTCAAAAGGCTGTTAAAGCGGTCAAGAAAAATTTTCCAGGATTTTTGGTTATCACTGATGTGTGCTTATGCGGCTATACGAACCATGGCCATTGCGGAATTGTCCGGGATAATTATGTGGATAATGATGAAACGATCAAGATCCTTGGGAAAGCGGCTGTGTCACATGCCGCGGCCGGAGCCGACATTGTTGCGCCGTCGGATATGATGGATCTAAGAGTCAAACAAATTAGAGAAGATCTAGACGCTAATGGATTTCAGGATACGGCGATCATGTCGTACGCGGTTAAATACGCATCGTCATTCTATGGCCCATTTCGCGACGCGGCCGAATCGACGCCGCATTTTGGCGACCGCAAATCTTATCAAATGGATCCGGCAAATTCCCGGGAGGCTTTAAAAGAAGCAAAACAAGATATTAAAGAGGGCGCTGATGTGATCATGGTTAAGCCGGCATTGGCCTATCTGGATATCATTGCTTCTCTTAAATCTCAATTTAATGTGCCAATTGCTGCGTATAGCGTCAGCGGGGAATATTCCATGATCAAAGCCGCTGCCGCAAAGAATTGGATCAATGAACGTGATGTTGTCTTGGAAAGTCTGACGGCCATTAAAAGGGCGGGAGCAGGCGTTATTATCTCTTATCATGCAGCGGATATTTTAAAATGGCTATCCAAAGATCAATAA
- the cobA gene encoding uroporphyrinogen-III C-methyltransferase: protein MKKAISTRKIRIGSRGSRLALVQVEEILLLLKGRGIRLPHVHKIFDTRGDKDKKTSLSHSADNFFTDTLDSAILSEKIDIAIHSAKDLPQELPAGLSIFALTDPLDETDAFVGKDKISRLKKGAKIGTSSPSRREAILRLNPNVKTVEVRGNIDERIKQVQGGRLDGVIIATCALKRLKLEHLITEILPYEATPLQGQLAVVGRDRDAWLKDIFSSMDARKKYGCVSLVGAGPGDPGLITVKAVEALKKADIVFYDYLTSRSLLDHAKGAEKIYSGKRKGSHSLPQPELSRMLRVAAMDGKNVVRLKGGDPLIFGRGADEIQYLRSHHIPVEIIPGVSSVTGIPSALGIPLTARGISSSVAFLSGHGADEGRDNAGNIVIPKTDTIVFLMALSKLPAIIRSLKKAGWKNETPVMIVSRGTYPEEKIAVGTIATIVQIARKINIDPPALIIVGGVVKFWKKEAQANNEFSGKPTFLYLGTHPRKYASLGKIIHFPMIAISEIKFSRKDLASLSKRIQSSQLIILTSRFAVEYFLKSARKAKCSVRKFKENDFAVIGRDTADALIKAGIYPKVTAFPETSQGLLKALEKFFILKGIKILFPRSNLSNPYLKRELLKRGAVIHEVAIYKNQKPAKKNIPKEKINAIIFTSPSTVNNFLADFRVIPKEWNIFAKGPLTQEALKLLGYESEVLS from the coding sequence ATGAAAAAAGCTATCAGCACGCGAAAAATTAGAATTGGTTCTCGCGGCAGCCGCCTAGCTTTAGTGCAAGTTGAAGAGATCCTTCTTTTGCTTAAAGGAAGGGGCATTAGGTTGCCGCATGTCCACAAAATATTTGATACAAGAGGGGACAAGGATAAAAAAACATCTTTGTCGCACAGCGCTGATAATTTCTTTACAGATACCTTAGATAGTGCCATCCTTTCTGAGAAAATTGACATTGCCATTCATAGCGCGAAAGACCTGCCGCAAGAGCTGCCAGCGGGGTTATCTATTTTTGCCCTTACTGATCCTTTGGATGAAACGGATGCGTTTGTCGGCAAGGATAAAATATCCCGGCTTAAAAAAGGCGCTAAGATCGGGACGAGTAGCCCTTCCAGGCGTGAGGCTATTTTGCGGTTAAATCCAAATGTAAAAACGGTTGAAGTACGCGGTAATATTGATGAAAGAATTAAACAGGTTCAAGGCGGAAGACTGGACGGCGTTATTATTGCGACGTGTGCTTTAAAAAGACTTAAGCTTGAGCATTTGATTACCGAAATTTTGCCCTATGAAGCGACACCGCTCCAAGGCCAGCTGGCGGTTGTGGGTAGAGACCGTGATGCTTGGCTTAAAGATATTTTTTCCTCGATGGACGCACGCAAGAAATATGGATGTGTTTCTTTGGTGGGGGCGGGCCCGGGAGATCCGGGTTTAATAACGGTCAAGGCCGTTGAGGCATTAAAAAAGGCAGACATTGTTTTCTACGATTATCTAACAAGTCGAAGTTTGCTTGATCATGCCAAAGGAGCTGAGAAAATTTATTCCGGAAAACGAAAAGGCAGCCACTCTTTGCCGCAACCGGAGCTTTCCAGGATGTTGCGCGTGGCGGCTATGGACGGGAAAAATGTTGTGCGCTTAAAAGGCGGCGATCCTCTCATTTTTGGCCGCGGAGCGGATGAGATCCAGTATTTAAGATCTCACCATATTCCGGTTGAAATCATTCCGGGTGTTAGCTCGGTCACCGGAATTCCGTCAGCGCTGGGTATTCCTTTGACGGCGCGCGGCATTTCATCGTCTGTTGCTTTTCTTAGCGGTCATGGCGCGGATGAGGGGAGAGATAATGCAGGAAACATCGTAATTCCGAAAACAGATACTATCGTTTTTCTTATGGCGCTAAGCAAATTACCGGCCATTATCCGGTCGTTAAAGAAAGCAGGATGGAAAAACGAAACTCCCGTCATGATCGTTTCCCGGGGAACTTATCCTGAAGAAAAGATCGCCGTTGGGACAATTGCGACGATCGTGCAAATCGCGCGCAAAATTAACATTGATCCACCGGCTTTAATCATTGTGGGGGGAGTTGTTAAATTCTGGAAAAAGGAAGCGCAGGCCAACAATGAATTCTCTGGGAAGCCGACATTTCTTTATTTGGGAACGCATCCCCGGAAATATGCATCACTGGGAAAGATCATTCATTTTCCCATGATCGCTATTTCGGAAATAAAATTCTCAAGAAAGGATTTAGCGAGCCTGTCGAAGCGTATACAAAGCTCGCAGCTTATTATCTTAACTAGCCGGTTCGCGGTTGAGTATTTCTTAAAATCCGCGCGGAAGGCGAAATGTTCCGTTCGGAAGTTCAAAGAAAATGATTTTGCCGTTATCGGCCGAGACACGGCGGATGCGCTTATTAAAGCTGGCATCTATCCTAAGGTAACTGCTTTTCCTGAGACGAGCCAAGGGCTTTTAAAAGCCTTGGAAAAGTTTTTCATTCTGAAAGGGATCAAAATACTTTTTCCTCGTTCGAACCTTTCCAATCCGTATCTGAAAAGAGAGCTTTTGAAAAGAGGGGCGGTTATCCACGAAGTCGCAATTTATAAGAACCAAAAACCGGCGAAGAAAAATATTCCCAAAGAAAAAATTAATGCCATAATATTTACCAGTCCGTCTACTGTAAATAATTTTCTTGCGGATTTTCGCGTGATCCCCAAAGAATGGAATATTTTTGCTAAAGGCCCGTTAACCCAAGAAGCGTTAAAATTGTTAGGGTATGAAAGCGAGGTATTAAGCTGA
- a CDS encoding bifunctional precorrin-2 dehydrogenase/sirohydrochlorin ferrochelatase yields the protein MLSKSYFPVFIDSASCKILIVGGGKIALQKLKNLVKFKARITVVAKEPLPRIVHLGHRKKICLMVRRFTNSDLAGHQLIYACTDNLALNHRIEKLAKKKKLLVNVADDHRRSSFISPAVYKKRKLIIAVSTSGLDPGRSAHIRNSIKNMLREKSA from the coding sequence ATGCTTAGCAAAAGTTATTTTCCGGTTTTTATTGACTCCGCTTCCTGCAAGATTCTTATAGTGGGGGGCGGTAAAATTGCTTTGCAAAAACTAAAGAATTTAGTTAAATTTAAAGCGCGAATTACGGTTGTCGCTAAAGAACCCTTGCCAAGAATTGTTCACTTGGGTCATCGAAAGAAAATCTGTTTAATGGTTCGACGCTTTACGAACTCCGATTTAGCCGGGCATCAACTTATTTATGCGTGTACGGATAATTTAGCTCTCAATCATCGTATTGAGAAATTAGCCAAGAAAAAGAAGTTATTGGTCAATGTGGCGGATGATCATCGCCGGTCAAGTTTCATATCGCCGGCTGTTTACAAAAAGCGGAAATTAATTATTGCCGTTTCAACATCCGGGCTTGATCCCGGCCGTAGCGCCCATATTCGTAATTCGATTAAAAATATGCTCAGGGAAAAATCAGCATGA